Proteins found in one Streptomyces sp. NBC_00461 genomic segment:
- a CDS encoding carbohydrate ABC transporter permease: MAVLTAPHPKPPVPTPSRGGRARSPRRTPPLVLAFVLIPLLAESVWVFWPALQGFYLALTKWDGVSAPQFIGLDNFREMAHDDVFRSAAVHTVLWLVLFGGLSALLGLAAALLLQQERRGVGFYRAALFLPVVFSLVATALVWQAIYQPDGVLDQLLASVGLDSLRHAWLADQDTALYAVIVPALWRQIGYVMVLYLAGLKGIDPALYEAAKVDGAGAWQRFRHVTLPQLRSVNAVVLSVIVIDSLRSFDVVWSLTRGGPYHSSELLSTYMYSTAFQSLRLGYGSALAVVIFVLAFGVIASYLVRAFREAD, encoded by the coding sequence ATGGCCGTCCTGACCGCCCCTCACCCCAAGCCCCCGGTCCCGACGCCGTCCCGTGGCGGTCGGGCCCGGAGCCCCCGGCGCACCCCGCCCCTGGTCCTGGCCTTCGTCCTGATCCCGCTCCTCGCCGAGTCCGTGTGGGTCTTCTGGCCCGCCCTGCAGGGCTTCTACCTGGCCCTCACCAAGTGGGACGGCGTCTCGGCGCCCCAGTTCATCGGGCTGGACAACTTCAGGGAGATGGCCCACGACGACGTCTTCCGCAGCGCGGCCGTCCACACCGTGCTGTGGCTCGTCCTCTTCGGCGGCCTGTCCGCCCTGCTCGGCCTGGCCGCGGCGCTGCTGCTCCAGCAGGAGCGGCGCGGCGTCGGCTTCTACCGGGCCGCCCTGTTCCTGCCCGTCGTCTTCTCGCTGGTGGCCACCGCCCTGGTCTGGCAGGCGATCTACCAGCCCGACGGCGTCCTCGACCAACTCCTCGCGTCGGTCGGCCTGGACAGCCTCCGCCACGCCTGGCTCGCCGACCAGGACACCGCCCTGTACGCGGTGATCGTGCCCGCGCTGTGGCGGCAGATCGGCTATGTGATGGTCCTGTACCTGGCCGGTCTGAAGGGCATCGACCCCGCCCTGTACGAGGCCGCCAAGGTCGACGGCGCCGGCGCCTGGCAGCGCTTCCGGCACGTCACCCTGCCCCAGCTCCGCAGCGTCAACGCGGTCGTTCTGTCCGTCATCGTCATCGACTCGCTGCGCTCCTTCGACGTCGTGTGGTCACTGACCCGCGGCGGCCCCTACCACTCGTCCGAGCTGCTGAGCACGTACATGTACTCCACCGCCTTCCAGTCCCTCCGACTCGGCTACGGCTCCGCCCTGGCCGTCGTCATCTTCGTCCTGGCCTTCGGCGTCATCGCCTCCTACCTCGTCCGCGCCTTCCGGGAGGCCGACTGA
- a CDS encoding ABC transporter substrate-binding protein, translated as MANLQPSRRRLLAGLGAAGTAALLSGCVTSTSSGKSSSKGDVTLQSNLSAPQAKTAMEDIVAAYGKKGSRHASLNTVAAETFRTQLPTYLTSANPPDVYTWYPGSVANAYARKNLLLDLDEVWNSSPDLKRYSKAQNRLCTSSAGKKVFVPATYYWWGMFYRKSHFAKWGVRELPKSWDDFLDLCDKLKSKGVAPIGLGAGGNTPWVASAWFDYLDIRINGAQYHRELLAGKHRFDDPEVRKVFDRWQEVLPYFDPNGVAIPFQDATTALLNGHTGMMLIGTFFADAAPKSALDDIDFFRFPIVDSKVPLAEEAPVDGYFASARTGRREQVLDLMSYLATAEAQETYIKGSSGTVLPCNPDAKDAGTALVKKGRAHVDSAAEITQFFNRDSSDALQPTADTALTKFLAKPKSIGSILTDWQRDAEKIWNA; from the coding sequence ATGGCCAACCTTCAGCCCAGCCGACGCCGGCTGCTCGCCGGACTCGGTGCCGCCGGGACAGCGGCACTGCTCAGCGGCTGTGTCACCTCGACCTCCTCCGGCAAGAGCTCCTCCAAGGGCGATGTGACCCTGCAGTCCAACCTCTCCGCCCCGCAGGCGAAGACCGCGATGGAGGACATCGTCGCGGCGTACGGCAAGAAGGGCTCCCGGCACGCGAGCCTCAACACGGTCGCCGCGGAGACCTTCCGCACCCAGCTGCCGACGTATCTGACCTCGGCCAACCCGCCGGACGTGTACACCTGGTACCCCGGCTCGGTGGCGAACGCCTACGCCAGGAAGAACCTGCTGCTCGACCTCGACGAGGTGTGGAACTCCTCGCCCGACCTCAAGCGCTACTCCAAGGCGCAGAACCGCCTGTGCACCTCCAGCGCCGGCAAGAAGGTCTTCGTACCCGCCACCTACTACTGGTGGGGCATGTTCTACCGGAAGTCCCACTTCGCCAAGTGGGGCGTGCGCGAACTCCCCAAGAGCTGGGACGACTTCCTCGACCTGTGCGACAAGCTCAAGTCCAAGGGCGTCGCCCCGATCGGGCTCGGCGCCGGCGGCAACACCCCCTGGGTGGCCTCGGCCTGGTTCGACTACCTCGACATCCGGATCAACGGCGCCCAGTACCACCGTGAACTCCTCGCCGGGAAGCACAGGTTCGACGACCCCGAGGTGCGCAAGGTCTTCGACCGCTGGCAGGAGGTGCTGCCCTACTTCGACCCGAACGGCGTCGCCATCCCCTTCCAGGACGCCACGACTGCCTTGTTGAACGGCCACACCGGGATGATGCTCATCGGCACCTTCTTCGCCGACGCGGCACCCAAGAGCGCCCTGGACGACATCGACTTCTTCCGCTTCCCGATCGTCGACTCCAAGGTCCCGCTCGCCGAAGAGGCCCCCGTGGACGGCTACTTCGCCAGCGCCCGCACCGGCCGCCGCGAGCAGGTCCTCGACCTGATGAGCTACCTCGCCACCGCCGAGGCCCAGGAGACCTACATCAAGGGTTCGTCCGGGACCGTGCTGCCCTGTAATCCGGACGCCAAGGACGCCGGGACCGCGCTGGTGAAGAAGGGCCGCGCGCACGTCGACTCGGCCGCCGAGATCACCCAGTTCTTCAACCGGGACTCCAGCGACGCCCTCCAGCCCACCGCGGACACCGCGCTGACCAAGTTCCTGGCCAAGCCCAAGTCGATCGGCTCCATCCTGACCGACTGGCAGCGCGACGCCGAGAAGATCTGGAACGCCTGA